In Thiospirochaeta perfilievii, a single window of DNA contains:
- a CDS encoding aspartate kinase, which translates to MKKIVVKFGGSNLKTPEDIKNIIKVVKSYNRPLVIVVSAFFGVTNYLIDGISKVQTSINHIDEINSFIKGIKKEAINQHIEKKILQDEVFTKIEERLLELENCLRGIHYIGDVPDFVEDKVLSFGEKLSSLLLTAIFKHNGIDAEERLPEDMGFTTFGTFRNASIDYEVSMEGVNSALKEDKVYIVPGFYGISPKGRITLLGRGGSDYSAASFANLIDAESLDIWKDVDGYLSSDPKLIEKPVKIKNLSYREAAELSYFGAKILHPRTVEPLMKKSIPIRIFNITKENPTLIPLSIISHEEKILDSVIKSVTYSDNFSVLKLNGPGVGNKPGILGRVTTLLDDHDINILSVVTSGTSINIYLEDIDLKEATLLVEKANFHTITNIKPMDDLSIVAIVGEGILQHHGLVYKMLSSMNKEGINAKIISGGASEVAAYVVIETKFRNKTIKVIHDGFFYK; encoded by the coding sequence TTGAAAAAGATTGTTGTTAAATTTGGGGGATCAAACTTAAAGACCCCAGAAGATATTAAAAATATTATTAAAGTAGTTAAATCCTACAACAGACCCTTGGTTATAGTAGTTTCAGCTTTTTTTGGGGTTACAAACTATCTAATAGATGGGATTTCTAAGGTTCAAACTTCTATAAACCATATAGATGAGATAAACAGTTTTATTAAAGGAATTAAAAAAGAGGCTATTAATCAACATATAGAAAAAAAAATTCTACAAGATGAGGTTTTTACAAAAATAGAGGAACGGCTTCTGGAACTTGAGAACTGCCTAAGGGGTATTCACTATATTGGAGATGTTCCAGACTTTGTAGAAGATAAAGTTCTAAGTTTTGGAGAGAAGTTATCCTCCCTACTCTTAACAGCTATTTTTAAACATAACGGAATAGATGCAGAAGAGAGACTTCCTGAAGATATGGGTTTTACTACCTTTGGAACATTTAGGAACGCTTCAATTGATTATGAAGTATCTATGGAGGGGGTTAATAGTGCCCTTAAAGAGGATAAGGTTTATATTGTTCCCGGCTTCTATGGAATCTCCCCAAAGGGAAGAATAACCCTATTAGGTAGAGGAGGTAGTGACTACTCAGCCGCAAGTTTTGCAAACTTAATAGATGCCGAATCCCTTGATATATGGAAGGATGTTGATGGCTATTTAAGTTCTGACCCTAAACTAATAGAGAAGCCTGTTAAAATAAAAAATCTATCATATAGGGAGGCTGCAGAGCTCTCCTACTTTGGGGCTAAGATTCTTCACCCTAGAACAGTTGAGCCACTAATGAAGAAGTCTATTCCAATACGTATTTTTAATATAACAAAGGAGAATCCAACACTTATACCCCTTTCAATAATAAGTCATGAGGAGAAGATTCTAGACTCTGTGATAAAGAGTGTAACATATAGTGATAACTTCTCAGTTTTAAAACTAAATGGTCCTGGTGTGGGAAATAAGCCTGGAATTCTAGGAAGAGTTACAACACTATTAGATGATCACGATATTAATATCTTATCAGTAGTTACTTCTGGTACATCTATAAACATATACTTAGAAGATATCGATTTAAAAGAAGCGACTCTATTAGTTGAGAAAGCTAACTTTCACACTATAACCAATATAAAACCTATGGATGACCTATCTATTGTGGCTATAGTGGGAGAGGGAATTCTACAACATCACGGTCTTGTTTATAAAATGTTATCCTCAATGAACAAAGAGGGGATTAATGCAAAAATTATATCTGGAGGCGCATCTGAAGTAGCAGCGTATGTTGTTATAGAGACTAAATTTAGAAATAAAACAATTAAAGTCATTCATGATGGATTTTTTTATAAATGA
- a CDS encoding PAS domain-containing hybrid sensor histidine kinase/response regulator, with product MDKCGKKLLRKTLMVTILVPFFVLFLISFKGKTLKDAFFNSFYSVVDFPNSIFPLLLILFFNFMIMHLLFPIFHFWQKFNRNIPVSMDEKNRVISIFNSLGKKITLMSVVAFVLGTVYSSFEYYNNYQDLLPTFYNMLEGIITGLFTSIFINMSLENIYFPIKSALMIDPPTLEPKFRSYYKQMSYVVILLITFLGFQVFTIASDFYSVFSGNLQDLFIPRVGAKMDMSPEMLLSKSGRSHKEIEDILDVIGLKIFFYLFLSFRILVLLKNQIKNPLETVEGRLEKLTSSNASNTAQIEIVDNNEFSKIYGNINKLIVKQQSELENSRERLHTVIDNAADPIISFNDDGHIFIFNPAAEKLFGWSREEINGSSFSSLFDQEEEFCKTCGTDNKRFVKDITDSKNRLKRYRGRTKGGVSIDFEANFSKSSTPDGTIHTAIIRDISKQILFEQSLQDARKAAERANRLKSEFLANMSHELRTPLNAVLGFTQLLNSDRNLTDNQVEKLNIISRSGEHLLGLINDILDISKIEAGKIELHESVFNLKEFTQDLKEMFDLRCKNKGLALYVEYVDPLPVYLKSDLGKLRQILINILGNAIKFTNDGGISIVVGIQSGKLRFSINDTGKGIPESEIESILQPFTQSSITDNEGGTGLGLAITNSFIQMLGGKLEIESKEGVGSNFSFSIDFEYAAKADNVEEDIGTVIGIEGDRHPTVIIVDDKINNRLILKEMLERVGFVTIEAVNGKDALERVREFKPELVFMDIKMPVMDGYESVKLMKADDLIKHIPVFALTASAFKHDEKSILASGFDGFIAKPFKLSSLFNLISQNSHIQFTYEKTAKEQKEEISIDNLDIKTISRELTGDIIEKLDDYILINDFVAIKGVLETLKGSEALLDFVNIVEFFTNNFDDDSLITLIEKIKKQDKE from the coding sequence ATGGATAAGTGTGGGAAAAAACTTTTAAGAAAAACTCTAATGGTGACAATTCTTGTTCCATTTTTTGTCCTATTTTTAATATCCTTTAAAGGTAAAACATTAAAGGATGCCTTTTTTAATAGTTTCTATTCAGTAGTAGATTTTCCTAATTCTATATTTCCACTACTTTTAATACTTTTTTTTAACTTTATGATAATGCATCTTCTATTTCCAATATTCCATTTTTGGCAGAAATTTAATAGGAATATTCCAGTAAGTATGGATGAAAAGAATAGGGTTATCTCTATTTTTAATAGTCTAGGAAAAAAAATAACACTTATGAGTGTTGTTGCCTTTGTTTTAGGCACTGTCTACTCCTCATTTGAGTATTACAATAATTATCAAGATCTTCTTCCCACTTTTTATAATATGTTAGAAGGTATTATTACCGGTCTCTTTACATCCATATTTATAAATATGAGCCTAGAAAACATCTATTTCCCAATTAAAAGTGCTTTAATGATAGATCCTCCTACATTAGAACCAAAATTTAGATCCTATTATAAACAGATGAGTTATGTTGTAATACTTTTAATAACTTTTTTAGGTTTCCAGGTATTTACTATAGCATCAGATTTTTACTCTGTTTTTTCAGGTAACCTTCAGGATCTATTTATACCTAGGGTAGGGGCTAAGATGGATATGTCTCCTGAGATGTTACTATCTAAGAGTGGACGTAGCCATAAAGAGATTGAAGATATATTAGATGTTATAGGATTAAAAATATTCTTTTATCTCTTTTTATCATTTAGAATTTTGGTTTTATTAAAGAATCAGATAAAAAATCCCCTAGAAACAGTTGAGGGTAGACTGGAAAAGTTAACATCTAGTAACGCATCAAACACAGCTCAGATTGAAATTGTTGATAATAATGAGTTTAGTAAAATATATGGTAATATTAATAAATTAATAGTTAAGCAACAGTCCGAGTTAGAGAACAGTAGGGAGCGTTTACACACTGTAATTGATAACGCAGCAGATCCAATTATCTCCTTTAATGATGATGGACATATTTTTATATTTAATCCAGCAGCCGAGAAACTCTTTGGTTGGAGTAGGGAAGAGATAAATGGAAGCTCTTTTTCATCCTTATTTGACCAGGAAGAGGAGTTTTGTAAAACCTGTGGGACAGATAACAAACGATTTGTAAAGGATATTACAGATAGTAAAAACAGGTTAAAAAGATATAGAGGAAGAACAAAGGGGGGAGTTAGTATTGATTTTGAAGCAAACTTTAGTAAAAGTTCTACTCCCGATGGAACAATTCATACTGCCATAATAAGGGATATTTCCAAACAAATTCTATTTGAACAGAGTCTGCAAGATGCAAGAAAGGCTGCAGAGAGGGCTAATAGGCTTAAAAGTGAATTTTTAGCAAATATGAGCCATGAACTTAGAACCCCTCTTAATGCAGTCTTAGGATTTACACAGCTACTAAATAGTGATAGGAATTTAACAGATAACCAGGTTGAAAAATTAAATATTATATCAAGAAGTGGAGAACATCTTTTAGGATTAATAAATGATATTTTAGATATCTCAAAAATAGAGGCAGGGAAAATAGAACTACACGAGTCTGTCTTTAATTTAAAAGAGTTTACCCAAGACTTAAAAGAGATGTTTGATTTACGGTGTAAAAATAAGGGGCTAGCACTTTATGTAGAGTATGTAGATCCTCTTCCTGTTTATCTAAAGAGTGATTTAGGAAAGTTGAGACAAATTTTAATAAACATTTTAGGTAATGCTATTAAATTTACCAATGATGGGGGCATCTCCATAGTTGTAGGTATTCAGTCTGGAAAGCTACGATTTTCAATAAATGATACAGGAAAGGGAATCCCCGAGAGTGAGATTGAGTCTATTCTTCAGCCATTTACCCAGTCTAGTATTACAGATAATGAGGGAGGAACAGGTTTAGGGTTAGCTATAACAAACAGTTTTATTCAGATGTTAGGTGGGAAACTAGAAATTGAGAGTAAAGAGGGTGTTGGAAGTAACTTCTCCTTCTCTATTGATTTTGAATATGCAGCTAAGGCTGATAATGTTGAGGAAGATATTGGAACTGTTATTGGTATTGAAGGAGACAGGCATCCTACAGTAATTATTGTAGATGATAAAATAAATAACAGACTAATATTAAAAGAGATGTTAGAGAGGGTAGGTTTTGTTACTATAGAGGCTGTTAATGGTAAAGATGCCTTAGAGAGAGTTAGAGAGTTTAAACCTGAGTTAGTATTTATGGATATAAAAATGCCTGTTATGGATGGTTATGAATCTGTAAAACTTATGAAGGCTGATGATTTAATTAAACACATCCCTGTTTTTGCCCTAACAGCCAGTGCTTTTAAGCATGATGAGAAGAGTATTTTAGCCTCAGGCTTTGATGGATTTATTGCAAAACCCTTTAAGTTAAGTTCTCTCTTTAATTTAATCAGTCAAAATAGCCATATTCAATTTACCTATGAGAAAACTGCTAAAGAGCAGAAAGAAGAGATCTCTATAGATAATTTAGATATAAAAACTATTAGTCGAGAGCTAACCGGTGATATAATTGAAAAGTTAGACGACTATATATTAATAAATGATTTTGTTGCTATTAAGGGTGTATTAGAAACCTTAAAGGGGAGTGAAGCTCTATTGGATTTTGTTAATATTGTAGAGTTTTTTACAAATAACTTTGATGATGATAGCTTAATAACACTAATAGAAAAAATAAAAAAACAGGATAAAGAGTAG
- a CDS encoding histidine kinase N-terminal 7TM domain-containing diguanylate cyclase — translation MIITSINLSIILILLGITTLSLSIWAFNKRELHSALEFSLFMFSVAIYAFGYALEISRTDIEGILKAIKFEYTGIPYISYFAVLFSYRYTSGKPLNRLLTIIMLIIPVTSTLLAYTVEYHTLLYINPHVDMTGFFPTLDFEKGIFYIIRIIYQQLISLICIIYLIFNLNKVSKVKRLQLWALIMAQLIPWIILIFYVCGFIPGNIDINPFSSFVVGIIFSIAILKLKLFKLIPYGRDIAIDSVDEAFILIDKKRVVLDFNSAATSLEFINLEKGYKLPTFNIFSKHLHKAIDDSLSNFDFSYTSNSMDIFYYKVNIYNFKSTFNRDIGRVILINNVTDIKKLMKELEHRASYDYLTRLNNRRSIMELGSREVSICYRSKKPLSFIMVDIDRFKDINDTYGHKIGDQILILVSKSLKENLRDIDIIGRYGGEEFLIICPNTTEDEGFNTAERLRESIDNLNIKIEDNLINTTISLGLYTYNVDNEERLEKLIDRSDKALYRAKNSGRNRVSK, via the coding sequence ATGATTATAACCTCTATCAATCTTAGTATAATATTAATACTCCTTGGCATAACCACACTATCCCTCTCTATATGGGCTTTTAACAAAAGAGAGTTACACTCAGCTCTAGAGTTCTCTCTTTTTATGTTTAGTGTAGCTATCTACGCCTTTGGGTACGCTTTAGAAATTTCTAGGACTGATATAGAAGGAATATTAAAGGCGATAAAATTTGAGTATACAGGAATTCCATATATATCCTATTTTGCAGTTCTATTCTCATATAGGTATACATCTGGTAAACCACTAAATAGATTATTAACTATTATTATGTTAATTATTCCTGTGACCTCAACTCTTTTAGCATATACTGTGGAGTATCACACACTTTTATACATAAACCCCCATGTGGATATGACTGGGTTCTTTCCAACATTGGATTTTGAAAAGGGGATATTCTATATAATTAGAATTATATACCAGCAATTAATATCTCTAATCTGTATTATCTACTTAATATTTAATCTAAATAAGGTTTCAAAAGTAAAAAGATTACAGCTATGGGCCCTAATTATGGCTCAACTTATACCCTGGATAATCCTTATATTCTATGTGTGTGGTTTTATACCAGGGAATATTGATATAAACCCATTCTCTTCATTTGTAGTAGGAATTATCTTTAGTATAGCAATACTAAAACTAAAACTATTTAAATTAATACCCTATGGAAGGGATATAGCAATTGATTCTGTAGATGAAGCCTTTATTTTAATTGATAAAAAAAGAGTAGTATTAGATTTTAATAGTGCAGCAACGTCCCTTGAATTCATTAATTTAGAGAAGGGATATAAACTCCCAACTTTTAATATATTTTCTAAACATCTTCATAAAGCTATTGATGATAGTCTATCAAATTTTGACTTCTCCTATACCTCAAACTCTATGGATATTTTTTATTATAAAGTAAATATTTACAATTTCAAATCCACTTTTAATAGGGATATAGGAAGAGTTATACTTATAAATAACGTAACTGATATTAAAAAACTTATGAAAGAGTTGGAACATAGGGCAAGTTATGACTATCTAACTAGACTTAATAATAGAAGATCCATTATGGAGCTTGGATCTAGGGAAGTGTCTATCTGTTATAGAAGTAAAAAACCCCTTAGTTTTATAATGGTTGATATAGATAGATTTAAAGATATAAATGATACCTATGGCCATAAAATTGGTGATCAGATATTAATACTGGTATCAAAGAGTCTAAAGGAGAACCTAAGAGATATTGATATTATTGGAAGGTATGGGGGAGAAGAGTTTTTAATTATATGTCCAAATACCACAGAAGATGAAGGTTTTAATACAGCGGAAAGGTTAAGAGAGTCAATTGATAATTTAAATATTAAAATAGAAGATAATTTAATAAATACTACAATCAGTTTAGGACTATATACTTACAACGTAGATAATGAAGAGAGACTAGAGAAACTAATAGATCGTAGTGATAAAGCCCTTTATAGGGCTAAAAATAGTGGAAGAAATAGGGTTTCTAAATAG
- the dinB gene encoding DNA polymerase IV, which yields MALKKIIHVDMDAFFAAVEQRDHPEYRGKPLIIGGDPKSRGVVSTCSYEARKYGIHSAMPTATAYKLCPQGIFVGCNFERIKEASTQVHEIFHKYTDIVEPLSLDEAYLDVTNNKIGEPSATKIAQMIRRDIYQKTKLTASAGVSYNKFIAKVASDFNKPNGITVVPPEKASEFILNLPIRKFWGVGKVTEKKMLKLGIKTGHDLIKYKRYELIELFGKSGPFFYDIVRGIDNREVETHRIRKSIGRENTFKEDILDSIRLIEFLESVATRVETDLKKEGKKALTITLKVTYHDFTKITRSITAPTYIYRAKDIILYIKSLIPKTLIGQKAVRLLGISTSNFQGEEEDKYGLRQYWLPFKPEEIAPRIDFL from the coding sequence ATGGCTTTAAAGAAGATTATACATGTGGATATGGATGCATTTTTTGCAGCTGTAGAACAGAGGGATCATCCAGAATATAGGGGAAAGCCCTTAATTATTGGAGGGGATCCAAAGAGTAGAGGTGTCGTATCAACATGCTCCTATGAAGCTAGAAAATATGGTATACACTCGGCAATGCCAACTGCTACTGCTTATAAACTATGTCCCCAGGGGATTTTTGTTGGATGTAATTTTGAAAGAATAAAAGAGGCATCGACCCAGGTTCATGAAATATTTCATAAGTATACAGATATAGTAGAGCCCCTTAGTTTAGATGAAGCTTATTTAGATGTTACAAATAATAAGATTGGTGAACCTTCGGCTACAAAAATAGCTCAAATGATTAGAAGGGATATATATCAAAAAACCAAACTTACAGCATCCGCTGGTGTATCTTACAATAAATTTATAGCAAAAGTAGCCTCTGATTTTAATAAACCTAATGGGATTACTGTAGTTCCTCCAGAGAAAGCTAGCGAGTTTATCCTAAACCTCCCTATTAGAAAATTCTGGGGTGTTGGTAAAGTTACAGAAAAAAAAATGTTGAAACTTGGCATAAAAACTGGTCATGACCTAATAAAATACAAAAGATATGAGTTAATTGAACTTTTTGGAAAATCTGGACCATTCTTTTACGATATTGTTAGGGGAATAGATAATAGAGAGGTTGAAACACACCGTATAAGAAAGTCTATTGGAAGGGAGAATACATTTAAAGAGGATATTTTAGATAGTATAAGGCTTATAGAGTTTTTAGAAAGTGTAGCTACAAGGGTTGAAACAGATCTAAAAAAAGAGGGTAAAAAAGCGCTAACAATAACCCTAAAAGTTACTTACCACGACTTTACAAAGATTACTAGAAGCATAACAGCGCCAACCTACATATATAGGGCTAAGGATATTATATTATATATTAAATCCCTTATACCTAAAACTTTAATTGGTCAAAAAGCTGTTAGGCTCCTAGGTATTTCAACATCTAACTTTCAGGGTGAGGAGGAGGATAAATACGGTTTACGTCAATATTGGCTTCCATTTAAACCTGAAGAGATTGCCCCTAGAATTGATTTTTTATAA
- a CDS encoding acyl-[acyl-carrier-protein] thioesterase translates to MAHREELKVRTSDCDKYLKLEASSVLDLFQESAGRDCLQYSLDSPTLIREKNLTWVLTGIALKFNEYPTWPTNVKIDTWTKSFKGFKALRDYQLFNEDNLSVIEGSSIWALLDIDSRRPIKLESLNNNIKLEEDNHVFTDIIPGKFDKLIGDYNSVSEITVNKSDLDINNHVSNIRYLKWLFTYLDDNYIDDMELELVNISYRGESILGDNLSLKTSFNGFKALHSFVNKKTDKEICLMSTTWRKRG, encoded by the coding sequence ATGGCCCATAGAGAAGAGTTAAAAGTTAGGACATCAGATTGTGATAAATATTTAAAGTTAGAGGCTTCTTCAGTATTAGATCTTTTTCAAGAGAGTGCAGGAAGAGATTGCCTTCAATATAGTTTAGATTCCCCAACATTAATAAGAGAGAAAAACTTAACATGGGTCTTAACAGGAATAGCACTTAAGTTTAATGAGTATCCAACATGGCCTACCAATGTTAAAATAGATACATGGACTAAGAGTTTTAAAGGATTTAAAGCTTTAAGAGATTATCAGCTTTTTAATGAGGATAATTTAAGTGTTATAGAAGGAAGTAGTATTTGGGCTCTTTTAGATATTGACTCAAGAAGACCTATTAAACTTGAATCCCTAAATAATAATATAAAACTTGAAGAAGATAACCATGTTTTTACTGATATAATACCTGGTAAATTTGATAAACTTATTGGTGATTATAATAGTGTCTCAGAAATTACTGTTAATAAAAGTGACTTAGATATAAATAATCATGTAAGTAATATTAGATACTTAAAATGGTTGTTTACCTATTTAGACGATAATTACATAGATGATATGGAGCTAGAGCTTGTAAATATTTCATATAGAGGAGAGAGTATTTTAGGGGATAACTTATCCTTAAAAACCTCTTTTAATGGTTTTAAAGCATTACACTCCTTTGTAAATAAAAAAACTGATAAAGAGATATGTCTAATGTCAACAACTTGGAGAAAAAGAGGGTAG
- a CDS encoding response regulator, whose translation MPTILIIDDEESIRFTLESLLEDEGYIILKAESATVALQTIKDNKVDLAIVDLHIPDMNGEELVKKIYTTNNNIKFIMHTGQNDYRLNDYLKSIGMDSENVLFKPILDLEVLISKLKNILD comes from the coding sequence ATGCCAACTATATTAATAATTGACGATGAAGAGTCAATAAGGTTTACATTAGAATCCTTATTAGAAGATGAGGGTTATATTATATTAAAAGCAGAGAGTGCTACTGTTGCGTTACAAACCATTAAGGATAACAAAGTTGACTTAGCTATAGTGGATCTCCACATTCCGGATATGAATGGAGAGGAGTTAGTTAAGAAAATTTATACAACCAACAATAATATAAAGTTTATAATGCATACTGGTCAAAATGATTATAGGTTAAATGATTATCTAAAGAGCATTGGTATGGATAGTGAAAATGTCCTATTTAAGCCTATTCTAGATTTAGAAGTATTAATAAGTAAACTAAAAAATATTTTAGATTAA
- a CDS encoding SOS response-associated peptidase gives MLFCTLISSVFKVKINRGINMCFNATIMTPLEVAQKEYNLRVSNDFKYVGYGEYKVAFTHPFLPIILENRVLSLGKWGLIPSWVRECKKSEEIVKYTLNARIETLREKPSFKGSVEHGRILIIFDGFYEWKDEGSSKTPFYISHNQGKPLLALGLLSPWGGVNTFSLITTDAQGIMAEVHNSKQRMPFFVDGSDIDIWLDSNIPYGEVIKKIKPKYDDLKAIEKSPN, from the coding sequence ATGTTGTTTTGTACATTGATTAGTAGTGTTTTTAAAGTTAAAATTAATAGAGGTATAAATATGTGTTTTAATGCAACAATAATGACCCCTCTAGAGGTTGCTCAAAAGGAGTATAATCTAAGGGTTAGTAATGATTTTAAATATGTAGGGTATGGGGAGTATAAGGTAGCCTTCACCCATCCATTTTTACCAATAATTCTTGAAAATAGGGTACTTAGCCTTGGGAAATGGGGTCTTATTCCTAGCTGGGTTAGGGAGTGTAAAAAATCTGAAGAGATAGTTAAATATACATTAAATGCAAGGATTGAAACTCTAAGGGAGAAACCATCATTTAAAGGGTCTGTTGAACATGGGAGAATTTTAATAATATTTGATGGCTTTTATGAGTGGAAGGATGAGGGTAGTAGTAAAACTCCATTTTATATCTCCCATAACCAGGGGAAACCACTTTTAGCCCTTGGTCTGCTATCCCCATGGGGTGGGGTGAATACATTCTCATTAATAACAACAGATGCACAGGGTATAATGGCTGAAGTACACAATAGTAAACAGAGGATGCCCTTTTTTGTTGATGGGAGTGATATAGACATCTGGTTAGATTCTAATATACCATATGGGGAGGTAATTAAAAAAATAAAACCTAAATATGATGATTTAAAAGCTATAGAGAAATCACCAAACTAA
- a CDS encoding protein adenylyltransferase SelO, translating into MFNFDNIYKTLPSSLFTIQDPIPVKKPKLIIKNRELIKELGVDNIDFTQTLSGNKIPNGAEPIAQAYSGHQFGHLNTLGDGRAILLGEHVLSSGQRFDIQLKGSGRTPYSRGGDGRATLYSMLREYLISYAMEKLNIPTTRSLAVVSTGEDVYRDMAEMGGILTRVASSHIRVGTFQYVAMLGNLETLKIFTDYVINRHYPELKSDINPYLALLKNVMNKQIDLIVDWYRVGFIHGVMNTDNVSICGETIDYGPCAFMDIYNPKTVFSSIDRFGRYSFENQKNIGGWNMARFAETLIPLVDNNQDVSLSLINEVLSEYKALFEDRWNVMMASKIGISNPTDSDFQLISSLLNIMEDNRLDYTKTFRNLILKDEPLLKDWYKKWELRDINKDLIIESNPAIIPRNFIVEHVLKEAATYNNLNPLNDFLEVLENPYSDDVLDYYKNPPERVDENYKTFCGT; encoded by the coding sequence ATGTTTAACTTTGATAATATATATAAAACTCTACCTAGTAGTCTGTTTACAATACAAGACCCTATACCTGTAAAAAAACCTAAGCTTATAATAAAAAATAGAGAATTAATAAAAGAGTTAGGAGTAGATAACATTGATTTTACCCAGACTCTATCTGGAAATAAAATCCCTAACGGTGCAGAGCCAATTGCCCAGGCCTACTCTGGACACCAGTTTGGTCACCTAAATACCCTTGGAGATGGTAGAGCCATACTATTAGGGGAACACGTTTTAAGTAGTGGTCAAAGATTTGATATTCAACTTAAGGGATCAGGGAGAACCCCCTACTCTAGGGGTGGTGATGGCAGGGCAACACTATACTCAATGTTAAGGGAGTACCTTATAAGCTACGCTATGGAGAAGCTAAATATTCCAACAACTAGAAGCCTGGCTGTAGTTTCCACTGGGGAAGATGTATATAGGGATATGGCTGAGATGGGTGGTATATTAACTAGAGTAGCATCAAGCCATATACGAGTTGGAACTTTTCAATATGTAGCTATGTTAGGTAACCTAGAAACCTTGAAAATATTTACAGATTATGTAATTAATAGACACTACCCGGAACTAAAAAGTGATATTAATCCATATCTAGCTCTACTTAAAAATGTAATGAATAAACAGATAGATTTAATAGTAGATTGGTATAGGGTTGGGTTTATCCATGGAGTTATGAATACAGACAACGTCTCAATTTGTGGGGAGACTATTGATTATGGACCATGTGCTTTTATGGATATATATAATCCTAAAACAGTTTTTAGCAGTATTGATAGGTTTGGAAGATACTCCTTCGAGAACCAAAAAAATATTGGTGGCTGGAATATGGCCAGATTTGCAGAGACCCTAATTCCCCTAGTCGATAATAACCAGGATGTATCCCTTAGCCTTATTAATGAAGTTTTAAGTGAGTATAAGGCACTATTTGAAGATAGGTGGAATGTAATGATGGCTTCTAAAATTGGAATATCTAATCCTACAGATAGTGATTTCCAATTAATAAGTAGTCTATTAAACATTATGGAGGATAATCGATTAGATTATACAAAGACCTTTAGAAATCTTATATTAAAAGATGAACCTTTACTTAAAGATTGGTACAAAAAGTGGGAGTTAAGAGATATAAATAAGGATCTAATAATAGAGAGTAATCCAGCTATTATTCCAAGGAATTTTATTGTTGAGCATGTATTAAAGGAGGCTGCAACTTACAACAACCTTAACCCATTAAATGACTTTTTAGAAGTATTAGAAAACCCATACTCAGATGATGTTTTAGATTATTATAAAAACCCACCAGAAAGAGTTGATGAGAACTACAAAACTTTCTGTGGGACTTAA